One Sparus aurata chromosome 23, fSpaAur1.1, whole genome shotgun sequence genomic window, GCCCTTATCTATCACCAAGACTTTTGTCTGTTGATTATCTAAGGGTTAATATGCTGGAAGCAGAgaatttgtgctttttttgattaaaaattgCTTACAATGATCACTCAACTATTAAAACCACTGGCGATCAATTCAACAGGCTCTTTTATACTGACAGACAGATCGGAGCTAATAGACATCGTCACCAAGCCTCTGTCGTACCTGTCCACTTTCTTCCAGTCAAAGTTGCGTCTCATGACTACAGGTGGCCCTTCAAGCGCTGCATCTGATGGCGGGATTGTGCTCGACAGACAGGGGGAGGTTAAGGCACAACACAGGCCATCTGCAAAGTCTGAAAATGCGAGGATAAGGAAGGAAAGTATAGCTCACCAGCTTACGAACAACCACAAACAAATGTTGCATAATTTGCATAAAACACTTTCACACTCGACTGCTCAGACAGAACCAAACCGCCCATATTGGTccagaatgtctgcatcattaCAGAATGTAACATTAACACTTCTCACTGTGTATGCAGCAGTGGTCATTATCTGGCACGCATATTGtatctcatttcctgttttgtatCAAGAGTGTTTTGTCAGAGCAGGAAATATATAGAGTGACAACCGCTGATAAGAAAATGCTTCTATATTAAGAACATGATGAATTATTTTAAGTGTGACTGCGTGCCGGTTATGTACGTGTGTAGAACACTACATGTGCATAGTTTGTGCAGTGACCCACCAGAGTAGTGGTTGATCATATCTTCAAGGCACTGGAAAGTGAGCCGAGGGGAGATATAGTACCAGCTGTTGTCCAGTCTGAAGATGCGATAGTGCTTCACGATCATGTGCTTCACTGACAGCGAATACTGACCTGAGGgtacgacacacacacgcacacacaaagaaatgtcagTCCTGCACTGTAACTTTCATCCACTCACTGGCTTAGTCACCgttgtcactgtgtgtttttctataaagaggaaagaaaagttCCAGATCAAATGTGACCACACAGAATTTCTCAGGGGAGAATCCACAAGTAATTTCCCTGCTACATCTCGTCAAAAGGCCAAGAAAAGTGATAGTGATGATGATATGATGTTTTAATTTGCACGCTTTAGCGGTGCTGATTTTGTTGCCTTTGGACctatattctgctgctgctggctgtttagtgttcctcctccttcctAGAATGTTAAACATTGTGCTGAAATTCAATGACCAATATGGACTAGTAATTATGCATATTGTTATGCATGTGAAACTATTTACTTGTAGTGCAACctcttttattttactgtataaTCACAAGTAGGTAATCATGTGTTATGTTGAACCACTGGTGCAAGTCCAAATCCTAATCTCgcctagggcaccaaaatgGCTCGAGCCAGCCCTGCTCGGGGATGTCCAAACTTTGTCCCTTAGAGGGCAAAAACTGACCACAGGAAAAGCGATCAACTAGCACATATTGTTTTGTACTGTACTGAtaagatgcaaaatggtacTAGCATCCCAAGTTCCATTAACTGACagacagtgttggggagacttaaactacatgtagttgaactacatgtagttgaactacacagcttaactacaatttactgtaacttgctggtagttaaactacattcatattttgtgctgcgtcaagtaattcaactactttttgggtcatttttttgtagtttaactattcaatttacaaactacaattttggccaataacatgaaatatttttttatatataaaaaaaaccctatataatatacattttattttatttttctttgaaataagGCATGAAACAAGTAATGACATGCTAAGCcaactctgcctctgattggcttgccctggcagcactcaaatgcttcacagagtgggcgggtctttgtgccaaggaagaCAGTGCGGAaccggctgtctgataaaaaacttagagagactgctcatgtgtcGTTTGAACAAGTGATTCTGCTCTGGCATCTAGTTCCACTGCCTCAGTGTTAgagcctctgaagttcctgtgatgtcgaccaaaaatgtcagcttttgttctttaaaaaataaaacttgagttgagaggcatatttctgctggcatgtgaattttttgtaggctattatattttgtttcatatacaccatttgttgatttatttaatgctgagttaaatgagtacaATGAGTATaggtagttgctaaagctactttttttagcagtagttttaccaaccacatttctccaggggtagaaatgtagtttgttcaaactactgccaggctgaactacatgtagttttacaagctacactttcaaagtagcttccccaacactgctgaCAGACATCCTGCAAAAAGTGTCACTTTGACACTGTGCTCCGATTATAAAACAGAGGGATCCTGCATATTTAAAGAGTATTTAAGTATTAAACcccaaaacataacaaaaaaataaaaacagctttttcagtTATAAATTACACATGAATATGCCTGGTAAAAgttacattaaaggtgcaatagcTAAGAACTTTAGAGAACAtagttagcagctgttagctaCTCAGGTGATATGCTGAAGCTCTTTGTTTAGAGAATgagttcaacaggtggccaattcttacatattgcacctttaacataaGGCTCACTTTTGATAATGTATGAGTTTTATTGTATTACCCAGTGACCTGTTTGTTCAGGTTTTCTTTCTATTTGTGTTCTAAAACAAAAATCTCCAAAATAAAGTAGGAAAAATGTATAACTTATGCCTGAAGCTAAAATAttattatgctttttttgttattattatttttatatgaaCTAGAAAAATCTGACGGCCAAATTGAACTTTATGACGGGCCAACTTTGACCCACGGGCCTCACTTTAGGCAGCCCTGTGTAGCTTCATATTGTACCATCAATAGAGTGGTATCTATTATAGTTGTAATATTATAGTTCATATTTCATTACttgtatattttatgtttacCTTCTCTAATTATTTATTGTCTTCTCTCTTCATATCTTATTAAAATCTCTCTATAGTGTGATATTTCTTTTCAGGCTGATTCTGATTCTCTAGTTTGCCAAAATGTTACtttagcttgttttttgttcttgttcccCATTCGTGCTTTGGATGGGGCTCTGATTTCAACACCATCCTTATCTAATCTCCACAAATGCCTTCTTGTTGACAAGCATGTGCTTCTGCAGACTTTTCACTATAAAGAAACAGTCCAACCACACCACCAGATctgactgctgactgctgtGTAAGAAAACGTACTCACCCCTCTCCCTGTTGCTCTCTCGAACCAGAAAGGAGCCCTGTCTGTTCCCGGGTAGACAGAGCAGCTCCTCGGCCTTCTGCCTCCCCACTCCCTCAAACAGCCAACTGAAGCAGCAACAAAAATGTTGGATCACATTAAATCCATTAGCAGGGAAATCCTTTTCATATTAGGGTCATAACCTTGAGCTATAAGATAAACCACATGACTAATATCTTGTGTTAATAACATCTCTCTTTTCCACCCTTACAACAGAGAGAGATCTTAGATAGCATAGTGGAAAAAATGCATGCTACAATACTAGAGGACAGGGTAAGTTTAACTTGACGCACCCATGGTACACTTTTGCGACGTGGCTGTTGGGTATGTAGTTCTCCTTCCCTGTTTGGACGGAGCGGACTCTCCACCAATAGGCCTCCCTGAACACCATAAACAGACAAAGAGGAATCGATCACTGACCTTTAAGTCTGACCACTTCTCTATACTGCAAACTAACAACGTCAAGTTACAAAGtaatcctttctttttttctctttttggaCTTATTGTTTCCTCATAGCTGTTTGAGATTGTACTTATGTCTGGATTTCTAAGCAAGATTACAAAAAACATCGTCGTACTGAGCGATAAGTCTGAGCTTCTCTCCCATCTTGTAGATGGGCTTGCTGATTTCAGCAGATGGGTAGTCTTCaagcaccaccaccacatcgTCCTCCGAACCTGCCAAGAACAATATTTACAGCGTTAACAAACACGGCCGAATGCTGCTAGACAGACATCATGATTTGAACGAATACCAAAAAATGTCCAAGACCAATCCTCAGAGAGTATTGCTGATTGTCTTTGTCAAATGTCAGCTTATAATGTCACACTTTTTAAACACACTCGTCACAGTGATACAAATGTGTGTActgcaattgaaaaaaaaaaaacaaatgatgttaCTTTAGTAATCTTACCCTTAAGTGAGCTGTCACCATTATCTGGGTTGACCATGTCGTTTTTGGCGCCTCGCATCATATTCCCCATCTTCCAGCCTGAAGTGAGCGCATAGATATCTGAATGTGAATATTCTCATGTAGCGCTACACTCCTCTCTTCTGCTGCACCATCAAGTCTGTAACTTCCTACATGCTGGCCATTGAACAACATCAACTGACAGGCTCAGAATGGGGAAGCTGAGGCTAGATGCTATCGGACTCCGTTTTCCATTGCAGAACCAGACAGCGAACATTGATTAGTGATACTGTATtaatatggcaaaaaaaaaacttacaatCATACACtcttaaaaaatatgtattaaacAAATTCTGTCCGTGTGGAGTATTCTTAGGTTACATCCCACACTAGTGTTCAGTTCACCAGTATGGAGCAATAGCTGTTCCTCTGATACGGAAAA contains:
- the sla1a gene encoding src like adaptor 1a, whose translation is MGNMMRGAKNDMVNPDNGDSSLKGSEDDVVVVLEDYPSAEISKPIYKMGEKLRLIAQEAYWWRVRSVQTGKENYIPNSHVAKVYHGWLFEGVGRQKAEELLCLPGNRQGSFLVRESNRERGQYSLSVKHMIVKHYRIFRLDNSWYYISPRLTFQCLEDMINHYSDFADGLCCALTSPCLSSTIPPSDAALEGPPVVMRRNFDWKKVDRRQLVSTESCDDNMVSYGVRNSIAAYLSFSRNQQPTQMGAESRKKKSKSLYVLPESSLTNTDYDEDF